The Flavobacterium praedii genome window below encodes:
- a CDS encoding toxin-antitoxin system YwqK family antitoxin has translation MKTKLSLSPLYFFITFLLVSFSDPYSIKRISDQDYRYEFYVTNKTTTPKANKVYYWFKGGAIHSAQGDFGGDLLNEVFLKTYHSNQIAEKGNFKNGLKVGIWKTWHPNGSLESTQKWSRGLRTGMYNKYDKNGLIEESGCYKNDKKQGKWYDFVKKDTVNFNNGVPALKKQKTSKLDKLTLKLQELKDEQNKKTAIESEKAKIKQAKTAEKEYIKAQELALEKEKASAKMRKKEANKAEKATKLTAKATKKALKEDEKNKKALDKANNEANINSGATPKKENLFNRYYNKLFKKKTSK, from the coding sequence TTGAAAACAAAACTGTCTTTATCTCCACTTTACTTTTTTATTACTTTTTTACTAGTATCGTTTTCAGACCCTTATTCAATAAAACGAATCAGTGATCAAGATTATAGATATGAATTCTATGTTACAAACAAAACTACAACACCGAAAGCAAATAAAGTATATTATTGGTTTAAAGGCGGTGCAATTCACAGCGCGCAAGGTGATTTTGGAGGAGACTTACTAAATGAGGTTTTTTTAAAAACGTATCATAGTAATCAAATCGCCGAAAAAGGAAACTTTAAAAATGGCTTAAAAGTAGGCATTTGGAAAACTTGGCATCCCAATGGTTCACTAGAAAGCACTCAAAAATGGAGCAGAGGACTACGAACAGGCATGTATAACAAATATGACAAAAACGGACTTATTGAAGAAAGCGGTTGTTATAAAAATGACAAAAAACAAGGGAAATGGTATGATTTTGTAAAAAAGGACACTGTTAATTTTAACAATGGTGTACCAGCATTGAAAAAACAAAAAACATCGAAATTAGACAAGTTAACACTAAAACTTCAAGAGTTAAAAGACGAGCAAAATAAAAAAACAGCAATCGAATCTGAAAAAGCAAAAATCAAGCAAGCAAAAACTGCTGAGAAAGAATATATAAAAGCACAAGAATTAGCATTAGAAAAAGAAAAAGCAAGTGCTAAGATGCGTAAAAAAGAAGCCAATAAGGCTGAAAAAGCAACAAAATTAACAGCAAAAGCTACTAAAAAAGCCTTAAAAGAAGATGAAAAGAACAAAAAAGCATTAGATAAAGCAAACAATGAAGCCAATATAAACTCTGGTGCTACACCTAAAAAAGAAAATTTATTTAATCGCTATTATAATAAATTATTTAAAAAGAAAACAAGCAAATAA
- a CDS encoding reprolysin-like metallopeptidase — protein MNKFLLFFVILTTYNIGYSQEKPLWEIVNNTTNSSNQKILKKAEVDKNSLYTLNETDFKQRMFRLQSKSNINEIIKISIPNSNGTIEEFAVKESSNFAPELQALYPDIRAYSGNGITDPNASISFSISPLGIQTIVMRGDGGSEFIEPLTKDKSIYVLSTSKNTSKGNLSLWCRTSDLGLNKGFIKKAYKLKSNNGVFKTMRLALSCTGEYANYFGGTVTGALAGMNATMTRVNAVFNKDLALKLELIANTNLIIYTNSNTDPYSNEAEGLNTISGCTGDCPGTWNNEVQSTITSIIGEGNYDIGHLFAASGGGGDAGCIGCICSPTTKTISTPAYTKGKGSAYTSPADSKPEGSTFDIDYVAHEMGHQLGANHTFSYDVEGTGVSVEPGSGSTIMGYAGITDYDVQNHSDDYFGYASILQIQENLATKSCPTTTILVNQTPTINAGMDYTIPANTPFILKGTGSDPNGNTLSYCWEQYDSATNQTGSNSIAYAAKTNGPLFRSTAPSSSANRYMPALDKVLLGQLTTTWESVSSIDRTLNFSLTGRDNAPLGLAQTNTDAMVVTVIANTGPFAITSQNNPGTNWTSGTIETINWTVNNTNTLSGSTNVNIKLSTDGGLTFPIILVSNTPNDGSEQIIVPEISATDCRILIEPTSNIYYAVNSQTFLIKNSIASSCNSYLFTTPFAIPESEAYSSLSVDVPTSTENVADINVEIKLNHPYLPDVQIELVNPQGVVVKLFDSFCGASNNKLFLNFDDSGIPLSCTNSTLQTVTPAQSLSAFNNINPEGKWTLRVRDAFAGDNGVLESASLKICIKSNSLVATNFEIDNFNLYPNPNKGNFNIQFTSTSTNDIKLSIYDLLGRQIFYKNYKNESNFNKNIDLSKIKTGIYILELTDGDKKTVKKLVIEY, from the coding sequence ATGAATAAATTTCTACTTTTTTTTGTAATCCTTACAACATACAATATTGGTTATTCACAAGAGAAGCCTCTTTGGGAAATAGTAAATAATACAACCAATTCTTCCAATCAAAAAATATTAAAAAAAGCTGAAGTAGACAAAAATTCACTTTATACCCTAAATGAAACAGACTTTAAGCAAAGAATGTTTCGTCTTCAAAGCAAATCGAATATAAACGAAATAATAAAAATATCAATACCAAACAGTAATGGAACAATAGAAGAGTTTGCTGTAAAAGAGTCGTCCAATTTTGCTCCCGAATTACAAGCGCTATACCCTGACATTCGAGCTTACTCTGGAAATGGAATTACAGATCCAAATGCTTCTATAAGTTTTAGCATTTCTCCATTAGGAATACAAACTATTGTTATGAGGGGAGATGGTGGTTCAGAATTTATTGAACCTTTGACCAAAGACAAATCAATTTATGTCCTTTCGACTTCAAAAAATACAAGCAAAGGAAATTTATCTTTATGGTGCAGAACTTCGGATCTTGGGTTGAATAAAGGTTTTATAAAAAAAGCCTATAAATTAAAATCAAATAATGGTGTTTTTAAAACCATGCGTTTGGCATTGTCCTGTACTGGAGAGTATGCAAACTATTTTGGAGGAACAGTAACGGGAGCTTTAGCTGGAATGAATGCTACCATGACAAGAGTAAATGCAGTTTTCAATAAAGATTTAGCATTAAAATTAGAACTAATCGCCAATACAAATTTGATTATATACACCAATTCCAATACAGATCCCTATTCTAATGAAGCGGAAGGATTAAATACCATTTCTGGTTGTACAGGAGACTGTCCAGGAACTTGGAACAATGAAGTGCAAAGTACAATTACAAGCATAATTGGAGAAGGAAACTATGACATCGGTCATTTATTTGCTGCCTCTGGAGGAGGAGGAGATGCCGGTTGTATTGGTTGTATTTGCAGTCCAACTACCAAGACAATTTCAACACCTGCTTATACCAAAGGAAAAGGAAGCGCCTATACCTCACCTGCCGATTCCAAACCTGAAGGTAGTACATTTGACATAGACTATGTTGCTCACGAAATGGGACATCAACTAGGCGCAAACCATACCTTTTCATACGATGTGGAAGGCACTGGAGTAAGTGTCGAACCTGGTAGTGGGTCTACTATTATGGGGTATGCAGGAATCACTGATTATGATGTTCAAAATCATTCTGATGATTATTTTGGATATGCTAGCATATTGCAAATACAAGAGAATCTGGCGACAAAGTCCTGTCCAACAACTACTATATTAGTCAATCAAACACCAACCATTAATGCAGGCATGGATTACACCATTCCAGCAAATACACCTTTCATTTTAAAAGGAACAGGATCAGATCCAAATGGAAATACCTTGTCTTATTGTTGGGAACAATATGATTCTGCCACCAATCAAACAGGTTCAAATAGCATTGCCTATGCTGCAAAAACCAATGGCCCACTTTTTAGATCTACCGCACCAAGTAGTTCGGCTAATCGGTATATGCCAGCTTTAGACAAAGTCCTGCTTGGCCAATTGACTACAACCTGGGAGTCAGTTTCTTCAATAGACAGAACATTAAACTTCTCTTTAACAGGAAGAGATAATGCGCCTTTGGGTTTAGCACAAACCAATACCGATGCAATGGTAGTAACAGTAATCGCTAATACAGGTCCTTTTGCAATTACCTCACAAAACAATCCAGGCACCAATTGGACATCAGGCACTATAGAAACTATAAACTGGACTGTAAACAACACTAATACTTTATCTGGTTCTACCAATGTAAATATCAAACTTTCAACCGATGGTGGTTTGACTTTCCCAATAATTTTAGTTTCCAATACACCAAATGATGGTTCTGAACAAATCATAGTACCCGAAATTAGTGCAACAGATTGTAGAATTTTAATAGAACCTACATCAAATATCTATTATGCTGTTAATAGTCAAACTTTTTTAATTAAAAATTCAATTGCATCTTCTTGTAATTCATACTTATTTACGACTCCTTTTGCAATACCAGAGTCTGAAGCTTATAGTTCATTATCAGTTGACGTACCCACATCTACAGAGAATGTGGCTGATATAAATGTAGAAATAAAACTTAACCACCCTTATTTACCAGATGTTCAAATAGAATTGGTTAATCCTCAAGGAGTAGTTGTTAAATTGTTTGATAGTTTTTGTGGCGCTTCAAATAACAAGTTATTTCTAAATTTTGATGATTCTGGAATTCCTCTTTCTTGCACTAATTCAACTTTACAAACAGTTACTCCTGCTCAATCGTTAAGTGCTTTTAATAATATCAATCCAGAGGGTAAGTGGACATTAAGAGTAAGAGATGCATTTGCAGGGGATAATGGAGTATTAGAATCTGCATCATTAAAAATCTGCATAAAATCAAATTCTTTAGTGGCTACAAATTTTGAAATCGATAATTTTAATTTATACCCAAATCCAAATAAAGGAAATTTTAATATCCAGTTTACGAGCACTAGTACAAATGATATAAAACTTTCCATTTACGATTTATTGGGAAGACAAATTTTTTATAAAAATTATAAAAACGAATCAAATTTTAACAAAAACATTGACTTGAGTAAAATTAAAACTGGTATATATATATTGGAATTAACTGATGGAGATAAAAAAACCGTAAAAAAATTAGTAATTGAATACTAA
- a CDS encoding OmpH family outer membrane protein, with amino-acid sequence MLKYKPTPQFVVNTLLISVLAIFLLFYFFKSNKEIVYVDTVKLFDGFVMTKEMKRVGEKEFNSRKLVLDNLYSNLQSPTISASEKKELMQQFIQGKEELEQFNQTFAAEQTTKIWSRIKSYTAEFSKDKNYQLVVGSDNKQAVLFADEKIDVTNDLLTYLNKKYEGL; translated from the coding sequence GTGCTTAAATATAAACCTACCCCTCAGTTTGTGGTTAACACCTTATTAATAAGTGTGTTAGCTATTTTCTTGCTTTTTTATTTTTTCAAATCGAATAAAGAAATCGTCTATGTTGATACTGTGAAATTGTTTGACGGTTTTGTAATGACAAAAGAGATGAAAAGAGTAGGAGAAAAAGAATTTAATTCAAGAAAATTAGTTTTGGATAATTTGTATTCCAATTTACAGTCTCCTACAATTTCTGCTTCCGAAAAAAAAGAACTGATGCAACAATTCATTCAAGGAAAAGAAGAATTGGAACAGTTCAATCAAACTTTTGCTGCTGAGCAAACGACTAAAATTTGGTCAAGAATTAAAAGCTACACTGCTGAATTTTCCAAAGATAAAAACTATCAATTAGTAGTTGGGTCTGACAACAAACAAGCGGTATTGTTTGCAGATGAAAAAATTGATGTTACCAATGATCTTCTTACCTATTTAAACAAAAAGTATGAGGGTCTTTAA